The Stutzerimonas stutzeri genome segment ATCAGCTCCGCCTCCAGCTGCCCTGGTTGCCAGCCCGCGTAGCCGAGCGCGATGAAGTATTGCTTCGGTCCCCGGCCGTCGGCGATGGCGAACAGCACGTCCTGGGAGGTGGTGACGCCCAGCTCGCCGAGGCCGAGGGTGGCCTGGAACTGCGCGTCGGCCGGGTGCAGCACGAAGCCCCGGTCCGTTTGAACCGGCCCGCCGGAGAAGATTGTCACCTGCTGGTTCGCCGGGCTGCCGGGCTCGTCCGGTCGCAGCTGTTCGAGCACGTCTGCCAGATTCAGCCCGCTCGGGCGGTTGACGATCAGCCCCATCGCCCCCTCCCGGTTGTGCTCGATCAGGTAGATCAGCGTCTGGGCAAAGTTCGGGTCAGCCATGTGCGGCATGGCCATCAGAAAGTGGTGCTTGAGGTAGCTGGGCGAGGTT includes the following:
- a CDS encoding YqgE/AlgH family protein, which translates into the protein MNATSPSYLKHHFLMAMPHMADPNFAQTLIYLIEHNREGAMGLIVNRPSGLNLADVLEQLRPDEPGSPANQQVTIFSGGPVQTDRGFVLHPADAQFQATLGLGELGVTTSQDVLFAIADGRGPKQYFIALGYAGWQPGQLEAELIDNAWLSCPAQPHILFDLPPEQRLTAAAASLGVDLDLLSTQVGHA